One genomic window of Pseudoxanthomonas sp. includes the following:
- a CDS encoding cation:proton antiporter: MNPTTLLLVQLAVILGASRLCGKLLQRFGQPPVIGEMAAGLMLGPIVFGAWMPDLHHTLFTKDSLPPLSGLANLGVVLFMFIVGVELRAPEGTRAQVRSAFSVGLSGIALPLLLGLAASPWLFPRFAPAGIGFWPFALFISAAMSVTAFPVLARILKDRTMTRTPAGRLALGAAVIDDATVWLFLAVVLTLTGGNSAHGGVGFTAAGALVLVGVVFLGLRPVYARLLTPRASDGSFAPTALVWVLIGLLACAAAAEWIGLHAIFGAFLFGICLPREDRLLEHLAGRIEPLAITLLMPVLFALAGQATSAQALAGAGVAGFALVIAVAVVGKLVGCTLGARLSGYDWRDSLTVGSLMNARGLMELVVMKIGLDSGVIGPDLFTLLFGMTLVTTLMASPMVAAFQRGRAGAEASAVHGAGRPGR, from the coding sequence ATGAATCCCACCACGTTGTTGCTGGTGCAGTTGGCGGTGATCCTGGGCGCGTCGCGTCTGTGCGGGAAGCTGCTGCAGCGCTTCGGGCAGCCGCCGGTGATCGGCGAGATGGCCGCTGGCCTGATGCTGGGGCCGATCGTGTTCGGCGCCTGGATGCCCGACCTGCACCACACGTTGTTCACCAAGGACAGCCTGCCGCCGCTGTCGGGCCTGGCCAACCTGGGCGTGGTGCTTTTCATGTTCATCGTCGGCGTGGAGTTGCGCGCGCCCGAGGGCACCAGGGCGCAGGTGCGTTCGGCGTTCTCGGTCGGGCTGTCCGGCATCGCGTTGCCGCTGCTGCTGGGCCTGGCCGCGTCGCCCTGGCTGTTCCCGCGCTTTGCCCCGGCCGGGATCGGCTTCTGGCCGTTCGCGTTGTTCATTTCCGCGGCGATGTCGGTGACCGCCTTCCCGGTGCTGGCGCGCATCCTCAAGGACCGCACCATGACCCGCACGCCGGCCGGGCGGCTGGCCCTGGGCGCGGCGGTGATCGACGATGCGACGGTGTGGCTGTTCCTGGCGGTGGTGCTAACCCTGACCGGTGGCAACAGCGCCCATGGCGGGGTGGGTTTCACCGCGGCCGGCGCGCTGGTGCTGGTGGGCGTGGTCTTCCTGGGGTTGCGGCCGGTGTATGCGCGCCTGCTCACCCCGCGTGCCAGCGATGGCAGCTTTGCGCCGACGGCGCTGGTGTGGGTGCTGATCGGGCTGCTGGCGTGCGCGGCGGCGGCCGAGTGGATTGGCCTGCATGCCATTTTCGGCGCATTCCTGTTCGGCATCTGCCTGCCGCGCGAAGACCGCCTGCTGGAGCATCTGGCCGGGCGGATCGAGCCGCTGGCCATCACCTTGCTGATGCCGGTGCTGTTCGCGCTGGCCGGGCAGGCCACCAGTGCGCAGGCCCTGGCCGGCGCCGGCGTGGCCGGGTTTGCGCTGGTGATCGCGGTGGCGGTGGTCGGCAAGCTGGTCGGCTGCACGCTGGGCGCGCGCCTGAGTGGTTACGACTGGCGCGACAGCCTGACCGTGGGCTCGCTGATGAACGCGCGTGGCCTGATGGAGCTGGTGGTGATGAAGATCGGCCTGGACAGCGGGGTCATCGGCCCGGACCTGTTCACCCTGCTGTTTGGCATGACCCTGGTGACCACGCTGATGGCCTCGCCGATGGTGGCGGCGTTCCAGCGCGGCCGCGCCGGCGCCGAAGCGTCTGCCGTGCATGGCGCGGGGCGGCCGGGACGCTGA